One Streptosporangium sp. NBC_01495 DNA window includes the following coding sequences:
- a CDS encoding DUF3073 domain-containing protein, with amino-acid sequence MGRGRAKAKQVKVARQLKYNSGGTDLERLRDELGVRDDSIHNDDSNDAYDELADRYADYADDFGSGDDRDDGTSGRR; translated from the coding sequence ATGGGGCGCGGCCGAGCAAAGGCCAAGCAGGTCAAGGTTGCTCGCCAGCTGAAGTACAACAGCGGTGGCACTGATCTTGAGCGTCTGCGCGACGAGCTCGGAGTCAGAGACGACTCCATCCACAATGACGACTCCAACGACGCCTACGACGAGCTGGCGGATCGGTACGCCGATTACGCCGATGACTTCGGCTCCGGAGATGACCGCGACGACGGGACATCCGGCCGCCGCTAG